A segment of the Candidatus Krumholzibacteriia bacterium genome:
CGAGGCGGTGGCGGTGATCCTGTCCGGCACGGGCAGTGACGGCAGCCGGGGCGCCGCCCAGGTCAAGGAGAGCGGGGGCGTGGTGCTCGTCCAGGAGCCCTCCACCGCTGCGTTCAACGGCATGCCGCACAGCGCCATCGACGCCACCGAGGTCGACGCGGTGCTCGAACCCGGCGAACTGGCCGTCCGGCTGGCGCGCTATCTCCACGAGCCCGAGCGGCGGCTCCTGCGTGGGGAGAAGCAACCGATCGGCGAGGACATGGCGCCTCTCGACGCGATCCTCGACGTGCTGCGGGCGAGTTACGGGATCGATTTCCATCTCTACAAGCCGAACACGTTGCTGCGACGCATCGAGCGACGCATGTCGATGCATGCCTGCGGCACTCTCGCCGAGTACTCGAAGAAGCTGCTGGAGTCGGAGCAGGAGCAGAAGATGCTCTACGGAGACCTGTTGATCCGGGTCACCGAGTTCTTCCGCGATCCCGAGAGTTACCAGGCGCTGCTCACCGAAGCACTGCCCGACCTGGTGGCCGAGAAGCAGCGGCAGGACGAGGAGCTCCGGATCTGGGTCGCGGGGTGCGCGTCGGGCGAGGAACCGATCTCGCTGGCGATCCTGCTCGACGAGTACCGACGCACGCTCGACCAGCCCTTCGAGTACCGCATCTTCGCCACCGACATCGATCCCGAAACGGTGAGCCAGGCGGGTCTCGGTCACTTCCCCGCCGAGATCGCGGCGTCGATGGGCGAGGAGAGGCTCGACGCCTACTTCGAAGCGACCGATCACGGTTATCAGCTGGTGCCGGCCATGCGCGACCGGATCGTGTTCGCCCAGCACGACCTGGTCCGCGATCCTCCCTTCACGCGCATGGACCTGATCAGCTGTCGCAACGTGCTGATCTACTTCCGGGCCGATCTGCAGAACCGGGTGCTGGGTCTGCTGGACTTCGCGCTGAATCCCAACGGTGTGCTCTTCCTGGGTCCGAGCGAGACCATCGGTGAGTTGAGCACCCACTTCGGGGCGCTGAGCTCGCGTTGGAAGATCTTCCGCAAGAGCGCCCAGGCGGGGCGGAAGATCACGTCGGAGGTGCTGCGGCGGGGCATGTCGGCCTCGTCTTCGAGCACGGCGGGCATGGGATCACGGCGCGCCGCGGTCGTCCCGCCGGCCGAGCGTGTGGACTATTCGGCCGTCGCCACTGCCATCGCCAACGAGTACCTGCTCGTCTGCCTGGTACTCGACGGCAACTTCCACGTGCGCTACGTACTGGGCGATCCGGCCGGCCTGCTGCGCATCCCACTGGGAATGACCACCTACGACGTCTTCCGCATGCTCGACGGTGACCTGCGTCTGGCCGTCGGCACCGCCCTCCATCGGACGGAGAAGACGGGCGAGGACAGTGTCTGCCGACGCGTCCAGGTGACGGGGCTCGACGAGTTGGTCGACGTCAAGGTGAAGGCGCTCGACACCCGATCGAACGGCTCGGGCGCCTACGCCCTCATGGTGCAGCGGTCGAGGCTGCCCGAAAAGGTCGTGCCCGAGGACGAGGTGACCTTCGAGGTCGACGAGCGGGCTCGGGAGCGGATCGACCAGCTCGAGCACGAGCTGTCCTCGACGAAGGAACACCTGCAGGCCACCGTCGAGGAGCTCGAGACGGCGAACGAGGAGCTGCAGGCGGCCAACGAGGAACTGCTGGCCAGCAACGAGGAGCTGCAGAGCACCAACGAAGAGCTGCACTCGGTGAACGAGGAGCTCTACACGGTGAACGCCGAGCACCAGAGCAAGATCCGCGAACTCACGGTGCTCAACGCGGACATCGAGAACCTCTTCCAGAACCTCGACATCGGAATCGTCTTCCTCGATCCGGAGCTTCGGGTGCGCAAGTACACGCAGCGTGCCACCGAGATCATCAAGTTGATCCCGCAGGACGTGGGGCGGCCGCTCGAGCATCTGAACCAGAACGTGCTCGACGTGGATCTCGTGGACACGACGCGCGCGGTGCTGACGCGTGGAGAGATCCGGGAGCAACGCGTGCAGACCGCGAACGGTTCCTGGCTGTTCGTGCGAGTGCTGCCCTACCGGGACGGGTACGGCGAGACCCGCGGCGCGCTACTGACCCTCGTCGACATCACCGACGTCATCGAGGGCGAACGGACGCGGAACCGACTCGAAGAAGAGTTCCGGCAGTTCGCCGAGCACATCACCGACGTCTTCTGGCTCACCGACGCCACCGGCGAGCACGTCCTGTACGTGAACCCGAACTACGAGCTGTACTGGGGCAAGGCACCCGACCACGAACTCGGCCGCGACATACTCTTCGACGGTCTCCACCCCGAGGACCAGTCGAAGGTGCGCGCAGTCCTGGAATCGCCACAGTGGGCCGCTTTCGACCTCGAGTACCGCGTGCAGCTCGACGACGGGAGCGAGCGCTGGCTGCACAACCGCGCCTTCCCGGTGACCGATCGTCAGGGCGATGTTGCGCGTGTCGCCGGCGTCATCAGCGACATCACCCAGCGCAAGCAGGACGAGATCTCACTGCGACGGCTCGCCTCGATCGTCGAGTCGTCGAAGGACGGCCTGTTCAACCTGGACTCGCAGGGTGTGATCCGCACCTGGAACCCGGGTGCCCAGGATGTCTTCGGGGTGGAAGCCGAACAGGTCGTCGGTCAGCCACTCACCTCCCTGTACCCGGACGAGTCCGAGTCCGAGTTCGAGGCGCTGTTCGAGCGGCTCCGTCAGGGCGAGTCCGTCGTCGACTACCAGTCGGCGCGCCACACTCCGGGCAAGGATCTCCGACACGTGGAGCTGACGGTGTCGGTGATCCGTGGCAACGGAGCGGGAGGCGGCGGTTTCGCCGTGGTCGCCCGCGACGTCACCGAGCGTCTCGCCCGGGAGACCGAGTTGCACAAGCTCACGCAGAGCCTCGAGCGACAGGCGAACCACGATCCGCTGACGGGACTGCTCAACCGCCGCGGCCTCGAGAAGTTCCTGTTCGTCGAACTCGAGCGGACGCGGCGCGAGGGCCAGCGCGTGGGCGCGGTCCTCATCGACTGCGACAACTTCAAGCGGATCAACGACCAACTCGGCCACTCGGTCGGCGACGTCGTCCTGCAGAGCATCGCCAAGCGATTGCGCGCGGCCTTGCGTCCCTCCGACTTCCTGGGACGCATCGGTGGGGACGAGTTCATGGTGCTGTTGCCGAACACGCGCCTGGCCGAGGCCCTGCAACTGGCCGAGCGCCTGCGCCTGGTGGTGGCGGAATCGCCTCTGCAACTGCAGGAGCAGATGATCGGGATCACGGCCAGCCTGGGCGTGACACTGGTACCGGAGAACGTCATCTCGATCGAGGAGATCGTGAGCCACTCCCAGCACGCGCTGTCGCAGAGCAAGAGCGCGGGAAAGAATCGAGTGTCTCTACGCGAGGGGGACGACGATGCCCAACGCGAGGAGATCAGCGACGCCACCCGCGACGTGGGCGACCTCGTCCAGGCGCTCACCTCGGAGTCGGCCTTCCGGACCGTGGTCCAGCCGATCTTCGATCTGGTCAGCGAGCGTGCGGTGGCGTACGAGTTGTTGTCCCGGGGGCCGGAAGGAGCCTTCGAGAGCCCCGACGACTTCTTCCGGATCAGCGCCGAGAACAACATCCTCACCACGGTCGACCTGCTGTGCGCCAAGCGAGCCATGGACTGGGTGTCGAAGCACGCCAACGGAGTGCGCTACCACGTGAACCTCTTCCCGTCGACGCTCCTGGAGACCCCGGCCGAACGTCTGGAGCAGATGTTCGAGGTGCTGGGCGATCCGTCGCGCTTCTGCGTGGAGATCAGCGAGCAGCAGTTCGTGGGCGACGCGCACTACCTGCTCGAGAAGGTACGCCGGCTCCGCGAGTTCGGCGTGAGCGTGGCGCTCGACGACGTGGGATTCGGACGCAGCTCGCTCGAGTCGCTGATCCTGCTCGAGCCCGACATCATCAAGATCGACCAGTCCTTCGTCCGTGGTGCCCACGCCGACCCGGGGCAACAGCGGTCGCTGCAGCGGCTGGTCATGCTGAGCAAGAACCTCGATACCACCCTGGTGGCCGAGGGGATCGAGGAACACCGGGACATCGACGTCCTGGTGGACATGGGCGTGCGCATGGGACAGGGCTTCCTGTGGGGCGAGCCGAGAGCCAACTGATCGCCGTGTGCGCCGAGGTGGAGAGGTGACGAAGCCGAACGAGCACGATGCAGGCGCCGATCCGGCCCCGAGCAAGGGCGTGCGGCGCGACGAATTCCACGTCGTCGGGATCGGTGCGTCCGCCGGCGGCAACGACGCTCTCTGTGCCCTGCTCGCCGGGCTCCCGCCGGACAGCGGGGCGGCCTACGTCGTGGCGCAGCACCTCGCGCCGGAAGCGCGCAGTCACCTGGCCGAACGCCTGGCCCGCCACACGTCCATGCCCGTGGACTGGCTCGACGAGCCGCGATTGCTCGAACCCGATCGCGTCTACCTGGCTCCGGCGCGCAGTCGGGTCCTCTTCGTCGACGGTCGGGTCGAGGCCCGGGTCGACGACGAGCGGGCGACGAACACCCATTCCGTCGACGTCCTCTTCGGCCGTCTGGCGCGCAGCTACGCCGAACGAACCGTGGCCGTGGTCCTCTCGGGGGCCGGCTCCGACGGCAGCGCCGGCGTGCGGGCGGTGAAGAGCGCCGGTGGGACGGTCGTCGTCCAGGATCCCGATGAAGCTGCGTTCGACGGCATGCCGCGCAGTGCGATCTCCACCGGCGTCGTCGACGCGGTCCTGAGTCCTGCGGAGATTGCCGACCGACTCAGCACCTACCTCGGCCGGTTGGGGGCGGTTCTCCAACCGTGGTCCGAAGACGGCGACGAGCACGCCGTCGATCCCCTCGAGACCCTGATCGAGGTGCTGAGGCGCAAGAGCGGCTTCGACTTCCGACTCTACAAGGAAGGAACCATCCGGCGGCGTCTGGAGCGCCGGATGGCCCTGACCCAGGTCGGACGCTGGCAGGACTACCACGAGCGGCTGATGGAATCGGCGGCCGAGCGCGACGCCCTGTGCCGCGACCTCTTGATCAACGTCACTTCGTTCTTCCGCGATCGCGATGCCTTCGCGGCGCTCGAGGAGCGCGCACTGCGCGACATCGTGGAGCAGGCCGACGAAGGTGGAGAGATCCGGGTCTGGGTGCCCGCCTGCTCCACCGGTGAGGAAGCCTTCTCGATCGCGATTCTCCTGCAGAAGGTGGTCGACGAGTCGCAGCGCGACCTGCGCTTCCGGATCTTCGCCACCGATCTCGACACCCGGGCGATCGAGATGGCGTCTTCCGGACTCTTCGACGCCTCCATCGAGCAGCGCATGCGGCCCGAGGTGCTCCGTCGGTGCTTCGACGATCGCGGTGGCGGCTACGAAATCAAACGGCCGCTGCGCGAGAAGGTCGTGTTCGCCGCCCACGACGTCGCCCAGGACCCACCGTTCACGCGCATGGACCTGGTCAGCTGCCGCAACCTCCTGATCTACCTGCGCCCGGAGCTCCAGGCGCACGTGCTGTCGTTGCTGTACTTCGCGCTCAGGCAGAAGGGTTATCTGTTCCTCGGGAGCAGTGAGACCCCGGTGTCGATCGACGAACACCTCGAAGTGGTGGACACCGAGATGCGTCTGTACCGCCGGATCGGCCCCGACGGAAGGCCGCCCCGGCTGCGTTCGCTCGACCGGATCCTCGACCACGACGACCGTCACCCACCACCTGCCCGCCGGATCTCGGCCAAGGCCGTCGCGCAACACGCGGCGATCGCCCAGTCGCTCGTGGAACGCGATTCCCTGTTCGCTCTCGTGGTCGACGGCCGACTGCATCTACAGCACGTCTACGGCGACCCGGGTCAGGCCCTGCGCGTTCCGAGCGGCACGGTGACCAACGAGATCTCGGCTCTGACGCGCGGGGACTTCCGGTCGGCGGTCCTGGCCTCGGTGCCGCGAGCCCAGCGCACCGCGCGGGAGGTCGTCAGCCGCTCGGTGGCGCTCGATCACGGCGGTGCGGTGGAGCACGTGGACGTGCGCGTGGTGCCGGTGATCGAAGGGGAAGAGACGATCGATTCCTTCATCGTCCTCGTGAGCCGGATCGACCTCGGTGCAGTCGGTGACCGCGAGCTCCAGCACCGGGTCCACGACCTGGAGGTCGAACTCCACGGGGCGCGCGACGACCTGCGGCACACGGTGCAGGACCTGGAGCGCTCGAACGAGACCCTGCGCTCGACCAACGAAGAACTGATGGTCACCAACGAGGAGCTGCAGAGCGCGAACGAGGAGCTGCACTCGACCAATGATCAGCTCTTCCGCACCAACCTCGACCACGAGGGGCGCATCTCGGAGCTGAGCGAGGTCACGCGAGACCTGGAGAACCTGTTCGTGGGTTCGGAGGTCGGAATCGTCTTCCTCGACGAGCACCTCTGCGTGCGCAAGTTCACGCCCGTGGCGGCCGCGGTGATCCACCTGCTCGACCAGGACGTCGGACGTCCGCTGCACCACCTGGCCCACGGGCTCCGTGACGTCAGGTTGGAGAAGGTGGCGGAGACGGCCCTGCACAGTGGACAGGATTCGTCGCAACGCGTGTGCACCGAGCAGGGGGAATGGTACCTGTTGCGCGCGCTTCCCTACCGCATCGAGGACGGATCGACGGCCGGAGTGCTGCTCACGTTGACCGACGTCACCGAGCTCCAGCGCGTGACCGATGCCATGCGCGCCTCGGTCGACCGTTTCCACGGATTCCTCGATGCCCTGCCCGACCGATTCCTGTGGCTGAACCCCGACGGGACCTGGCTGCGTCTGCGTGACGTCGCTTCTTGGCGCGACGAACCGCCGCGCGTGCTCGGGCACGACGAGCTGGCCGCCTTCCTGTCGGGTCCGGCCCGTAGCGCGGTCGAGGAGGCCGCGCGGCGCTCGGTCGAGAGCCAGGAACTGCAGACGGTGAGTTTCGACCAGTACCGCGGCGACACGCTCCAGTCCTACGAGGCCCGTCTGCTCGCGGTGGGCGATCAGGGTACGCTGTGCGTCCTGCGCGACGTCTCGGAGCTGCGCCGCAGCGAGCGCGAACTCGTCCACCTGACCCGCCACCTCGAACAGCAGGCGAACTGCGACCACCTCACACAGCTACCCAACCGTCGTGGTCTGGAGAAGATCCTCTTCGCCGAGCTGGAGCGCTGCCGACGCCTCGGTGTGTGGTTGTCGGCGATCCTCGTCGACTGCGACGACTTCAAGCGCGTGAACGACACCCTGGGCCACGCCACCGGCGACGTCGTGTTGAAGGAGATCGGCAAGCGACTGCGCCGCGTGTTGCGGCCCAGCGACACGCTCGGTCGCGTCGGGGGCGACGAGTTCCTCGTGCTGCTGCCCGACACCCGCGTCGCCGAGGCCATGCAGCTGGCCGAGCGTCTGCGCCTGGCGATCCACGAGTCACCGCTGACCTCGGGACGAGACGTCATCGCGGTCACGGGGAGCCTGGGCGTGGCCGGGGTCCCGCACGACGTGGTCAGCATCGAAGAGGTGATCAGCCACGCGCAGCACGCGCTGCAGTACAGCAAGAACATCGGCAAGAACCGCGTCTCGACACGGGGCGACGAAGGCGACCAGGCCCTCGAGGACCCTCGCGAGGAGCTCATGTCGGTGCTCGAGACGGGTCGGGGCTTCCGCACCTTCGTCCAGCCGATCTTCGACCTGCGCAACGGCGAGACCACCGGCTACGAGTTGCTGACGCGCGGCCCGGGGGGAGCGCTCGAGAGTCCCGACGACATCTTCCAGCTCTCGTCGGAGAACAACATCCTCACCTCGGTCGACCTGCACTGCGTGAAGCGCAACGTGCAGTGGGCGCGCGAATACCTCGACCGCGGACGCTTCCACCTGAACCTCTTCCCGACCACGATCCTCGACACGCCGGCTGCGCGGCTGCTGGCGGTGTTCGGCGAGCCCGACCTGCTGCAGCACTTCTGCGTCGAGATCAGCGAGCAGCAGTTCATCGGCGACCCGAACTACCTGCGTCCGCACGTCGAGGAGTTGCGGCGCGAGGGCGCGCGGATCGCGCTCGACGACGTGGGCTTCGGGCGCAGCTCGCTCGAGTCGCTGCTGCTGCTCGAACCCGACACGGTGAAACTCGACAAGAGCGTGGTGAACGGCGCGGCCACCGACACGGCCCAGCGACGCACACTGCAGCGGCTGGTGAAGGTGATCCGGGGCATCGACGCCGACATCGTGGCCGAGGGGATCGAGACCGAGGCGGACCGCGACCTGCTGCTCGACCTGGGCGTGCCCTTCGGGCAGGGCTACCTGCTGGGCCGCCCACGCGACTCGATCCTGGCGAACTGACGCGGCCGGGCTGGGCGATCTTGGCCGACGGGATTATCTGTTCTGCTCGACCGCGGTGTCGTGCGCGGCGGTCGGCCGCCACCCCGCCGGGAGTCCCATGCGTCCGCTGCTGCTGATCCTTCGTATGATCAAGTGGGAGCACACCATCTTCGCGCTCCCCTTCGCCCTGGTGTCGCTGCTGGTGGCCAGCGACGGCGTGCCGGCCTGGAGCACGCTGGGCTGGATCCTCGTGGCGATGATCGGCGCCCGCTCGACGGCCATGGCCTTCAACCGGCTCGTCGACGCGCGGATCGACGCCGCGAACCCGCGAACGGCCACCCGCGAGATCCCGAGCGGTGCGCTGAGTCGCACCGCGGTGCTCGTGTTCACCCTGGCCACGGCGGGGCTGTTCGTGTTCGCCGCCTTCATGCTCAATCCGCTGTGCTTCGCGCTGTCGCCGGTGGCCCTGCTGATCGTGTGGTTCTACTCGCTGACCAAGCGCTTCACGGCGCTCAGCCACCTGTTCCTGGGTCTGGCGCTGGGCGTGGCGCCGATCGGGGCGTGGCTGGCCGTGCAGGGCGAGTTCGCGGCCTTCCCTCTGATCCTGGCCTTCGCGGTGCTGTGCTGGGTCGCTGGTTTCGACGTTCTGTACGCCTGTCAGGACGTCGATTTCGACCGGAAGGCCGGACTGCGTTCGATTCCCGCCGCGATCGGGCAACGGGCCGCCCGTTGGGCCGCACGCGGATTGCACGTGCTGGCGGTGGGGGCGTGGGCGTGGGCCTTCCTGTCGGTCGGCCTGGGGGCGGTGGCCCTCGCCGGCGTCGTGGTGACCGCGGTGTTGCTCGGCTACGAGCACTGGCTGGTCCGCGGCGACGATCTGAGCCGGATCGACCGGGCCTTCTTCGAGGTCAACAGCTGGATCGGGATGGTCCTGCTCGGGTCGACCCTGCTGGAGCTCTACCTGGTCTGAGCCGCGACGCGGCGGTGGCGTGGGAATCGACCGGGCCTACCTTTTCCGCTCGACCCCACGCCTCCGGTACGCCCCTTGGAGCCCATCTTGGTCAGTCATCCCGATCGGGACGAGCTGCGCGCGCTGCTCGACCGCCCGAACATCCACGACATCACCGCGGCCGCCGACGAGGCTCGCCGGGAACGGCACGATCGGACCACGACCGTGTCCGTGGTCGAGCCCTTCGATCCGCGTCAGGCCTACACCCGATGCCCGCTCACGGGCATCGGGGCCGGCGAGGGGGGCTTCGCAAGGGCACTCGACGACATCCACGACATCGTGACCGACCTGCTGGTCCTGGTGCCGGAGGGTGCCTCGGCCGACGAGGTGCGCTCGATCTGGCGTCTGCTGCCGCTTCCGCCGGCCGACGGTGGCGACGAGATGCTGCCCACGGTGCAACTGGGTACGACCGACACCTGGATCGAAGCCGGCATCGACCACGACCTGGCCGCCTGGATGGAGCAGGGCATGCGGGTGGTGAGCGACGGGATCGATCCGCGCAACCACCCTGCCCGCGGCATCGACCCGGCGGCGCGCTGGACCTCGTTCTGGCACACCGCCGCCAACGCCGGGCTGCGCGGCCACGCCACGGTCCTCTTCGGACCGGACCACGACCTCGATTCCGTCTTCGCGCAGATCGACGCCATCAACGCGGTGCAGGCCGACACCGGCGTGTTCCTGTCGGTGAGCCCCTGCGTGATCGGATCGGGGCCCGCCGGTGACGACGACGATGCGCTGACGCACGCGAGCTTCGACCTGCGGGTGCTCGCCGCCTGCCGTCTGGGCCTTCCGGGGGTCGACCACCTCAGCCTGCGCTACGAACGCAGCGACCTGAAGACCGCGCACACCTCGCTGCTCTGCGGCGTCGACGACCTGATCGGGCACCTGTTCCTGGGGGCCCGCGACCGCAAGGCCGACACCGAGGCCAAGGATCTGTCGCTGCGCGAGATGCGGGCGTGGCTGGAGGAAGCGGACTTCACCGCCCGCGTGCGCAACGGTGTGTTCGAGACCGAGGACTTCGCCGCGTTGCTGAACGCTCCGGAGGAGCCGGCGTGAAGTCCCGGGGCCTCCGCGTGGGTGCCGTGGGGTTCCTGAACACGGTTCCGTTGATCGAGGGCCTCGACGACGAGCACGGGATCGAGGTGAGCCGCGACCTGCCGTCGCGCCTCGCGCGCTCGCTCGCAGCCGGGGACATCGACGTCGGCCTCATTCCCGCCGCCGAGTACCTGCGTGGTGTCGGCAGCTCCATGGTTCCCGGGCTTTGCATCGGTGCCCACGGCACCGTTCGCACCGTGAAGGTCTTCAGCCGCGTGCCCCTGCGCGAGGCCGAGCGCGTGAGTGTCGACCGCGGATCGCGCACCAGCGTGGCCCTGCTGCGGATCCTGCTCGCCGAGCTGCACGGGATCACGCCGGAGCTCGAGGAGTTCGAGCCCCGTCACGAGTCGCTCTTCGACCGCGCGCCCACCGCCCTGGTGATCGGCGACCGGGCCGACGAGATCGACGGGACCGACTTGCACGTCCACGACCTGGGACAGGTGTGGAACGATCTCACGGGGCTGCCCTTCGTGTTCGCCGCCTGGGTGTTCAGCGACGAGCTCGGACGCCCGGAACGGGCCGACGACCGCCGACGGCTGGTCACCGCCCTACGCCGGGCCGCCGAGCGCGGGCGCGGCGACCTCGACCGCCTGGCCCATCGCGAGGCGACGACCAGCGGCTGGGACGTGGGCCGGATCACCAGCTACTGGCGCGAGTTCGTCCAGTTCGACCTGGGCGCCGCCGAACTGGCCGGCCTGCGGCGGTTCGCCGAGCTGGGCGCCCGCCACGGCGTGATCGAACACCCCCGCGAGGTGGCCGTCGCGGAGGCCTGAGCGCGGTTCCGGCCGGTTGCAGCCCGCCCCGGAGGCCTTCCGGGGCGGATTTTTCTTGCCATGGATCTTGACATCAAGATCATGACACCTTAGTGTCTCGATCGAGGTGTCAACGTGGAACGACGCTACAAGATCCAGGATCTGGTCCAGGTCTCCGGCATTCCCCGCCGCACGATCCGCTACTACGTGCAGCGGGGCCTGCTGCCGGCCCCGCACGGATCCGGCCGCGGCCACTACTACACGCAGGACCACCTGCAGCGGCTGCAGCGGATCCGCGAGATGCAGCGGGCCGGGCGTTCGCTCGAGGAGATCGGCGTGCTGCTCGACGAGCCGGCCGTCGAGGCGAGCGACGAAGCGCCCGTGCTGCGCAGCGCTCCGGAGCCCGGAGACCGCGCTCCCGACCCGGTCGATCTGGATCTGGTGACCCGCGTCCGCCTGGCCGAGGGTGTGGAGTTGAGCTTCGCGCCGCCGGCCCGCGTGCCCTCGCCGGCCCGCCTGCGCGCCCTGGTGGCCGCCGCGCGCCGGATCCTCGAGACCGAAGGAGACGGGAGCCCATGAACGAGACCACGCCCCTCGGATGCGTGATCCTGCCCGACGACGTGGACGAGCAGGCGAAGGCCGTGCCCCTGACCGGCGTCGACGTGCGCGTGCAGGTGGTCGGACCCACCAGCCGCGTCACCGTGACCCAGAGCTACGAGAACCGCGAAGACGTCCCCGTCGAGGCCACCTACCTCTTCCCGCTCGAGGAGGGCGCGGCCGTGTGCGGCTTCACCGCCACCATCGACGGCCACCGGCTCGAGGGCCGGGTCGAGGAACGCGAAGAGGCCTTCGACGAATACGACGACGCCATGTCCGAGGGTCGCGCCGCCTTCCTGCTCGACCAGGAGCGGCCCAACCTCTTCACCGCCAGCGTCGGCAATCTGCTCCCCGGCCAGACGGTCGACATCGAACTGACCTACGTGGCCGAGCTGCCCCGGGAGGGCCGGGGCTACCGGCTGGCCCTTCCGCAGGCGGTCACCCCGCGCTACGTCCCCGACCACGGTGGCGACGACGAGCGCATCGACGACGAGGAACGCCTGCGCGGACCCCGGACCCACGGCCGGCTGGGCTACGCATGGAACCTGACCGTCGACGTCGATCTGCTCGGACCGATCGGCGAGATCGCCTCGCCCTCGCACCGGATCGAGACACGCTTCGACGGCCGCCGCGCGACGGTCACGCTGGCCCACGACGAACGGCGTCCCGACCGCGACTTCGTCCTGAAGCTGGTCCCGCAGGAAGCCGGCTCGCGCGCGGCGCTCGTGGAGCACGAGGGCGAGCACTACGCCGTCTTCGACGTCCGCGCCGATCTTCCCACCGACCGCCACGCCGTCGACGTGAGCTTCGTGGTCGACTGTTCGGGCAGCATGTTCGGCGACTCGATCCGCGACGCCCGCCGCACGCTGGACCTGTTCCTGCGCTCGCTGCATCCCGGCGATCGCTTCCGGGTGGTGCGTTTCGGATCGGACTTCGAGCGCTGGTCGAAGGGGTTCGTCGACTACGACGACCGCTCTCTCGACACGGCCAGCCGTCGCGTCGAGGACATGGAGGCCGATCTCGGCGGGACCGAGATCCTGGCCCCGCTGCGCGAGGTGCTCGAACGCTCCGACCGCGAGCGGCGCCACCGCGTGGTGCTGATCACCGACGGCGCCGTGGGCAACGAGGACGAGGTGATCGACCTGTGCCGCCGCCACGCCGGCCACGCGCGCATCTACGCCTTCGGCGTGGGCCACGCGGCCAGCGAGCACCTGGTGCGCGGAGTGGCCCGCGTGACCGGCGGCGCCGCCGAATTCGTGGTCCCCGGCGAGCGTATCGAGGACAAGGTCCTGCGCCACGCCGAGCGCATGGCGCGCGACGCGGTCGAGGACCTGGTGATCGAGGGCGAGGGACTGCGGCTCGACGACGTGCAGCCGACACCGTTGCCCACGATCGATCCGACCACCCCGGCCACGATCTACGCGCGCGTGCGCGGCGACGGTGTGGACGGGGCGGTCCGTCTGCGCGGCCGGTGCGGGGAAGGCGTATGGGAGCC
Coding sequences within it:
- a CDS encoding chemotaxis protein CheB, with the translated sequence MGGSPRPEREAESPSGAPAHPAGDTVPESDSPPRTRSRVSLPVVGIGASAGGLQALEQLFTNLPADTGGAFVVVQHLSPDFKSLMDELLAKHTSMRIKVVHEDQRLEADHIYLIPPRCDLKLDGDHVRVTRQDREAVPAAPIDVFLSSLAEDRGNEAVAVILSGTGSDGSRGAAQVKESGGVVLVQEPSTAAFNGMPHSAIDATEVDAVLEPGELAVRLARYLHEPERRLLRGEKQPIGEDMAPLDAILDVLRASYGIDFHLYKPNTLLRRIERRMSMHACGTLAEYSKKLLESEQEQKMLYGDLLIRVTEFFRDPESYQALLTEALPDLVAEKQRQDEELRIWVAGCASGEEPISLAILLDEYRRTLDQPFEYRIFATDIDPETVSQAGLGHFPAEIAASMGEERLDAYFEATDHGYQLVPAMRDRIVFAQHDLVRDPPFTRMDLISCRNVLIYFRADLQNRVLGLLDFALNPNGVLFLGPSETIGELSTHFGALSSRWKIFRKSAQAGRKITSEVLRRGMSASSSSTAGMGSRRAAVVPPAERVDYSAVATAIANEYLLVCLVLDGNFHVRYVLGDPAGLLRIPLGMTTYDVFRMLDGDLRLAVGTALHRTEKTGEDSVCRRVQVTGLDELVDVKVKALDTRSNGSGAYALMVQRSRLPEKVVPEDEVTFEVDERARERIDQLEHELSSTKEHLQATVEELETANEELQAANEELLASNEELQSTNEELHSVNEELYTVNAEHQSKIRELTVLNADIENLFQNLDIGIVFLDPELRVRKYTQRATEIIKLIPQDVGRPLEHLNQNVLDVDLVDTTRAVLTRGEIREQRVQTANGSWLFVRVLPYRDGYGETRGALLTLVDITDVIEGERTRNRLEEEFRQFAEHITDVFWLTDATGEHVLYVNPNYELYWGKAPDHELGRDILFDGLHPEDQSKVRAVLESPQWAAFDLEYRVQLDDGSERWLHNRAFPVTDRQGDVARVAGVISDITQRKQDEISLRRLASIVESSKDGLFNLDSQGVIRTWNPGAQDVFGVEAEQVVGQPLTSLYPDESESEFEALFERLRQGESVVDYQSARHTPGKDLRHVELTVSVIRGNGAGGGGFAVVARDVTERLARETELHKLTQSLERQANHDPLTGLLNRRGLEKFLFVELERTRREGQRVGAVLIDCDNFKRINDQLGHSVGDVVLQSIAKRLRAALRPSDFLGRIGGDEFMVLLPNTRLAEALQLAERLRLVVAESPLQLQEQMIGITASLGVTLVPENVISIEEIVSHSQHALSQSKSAGKNRVSLREGDDDAQREEISDATRDVGDLVQALTSESAFRTVVQPIFDLVSERAVAYELLSRGPEGAFESPDDFFRISAENNILTTVDLLCAKRAMDWVSKHANGVRYHVNLFPSTLLETPAERLEQMFEVLGDPSRFCVEISEQQFVGDAHYLLEKVRRLREFGVSVALDDVGFGRSSLESLILLEPDIIKIDQSFVRGAHADPGQQRSLQRLVMLSKNLDTTLVAEGIEEHRDIDVLVDMGVRMGQGFLWGEPRAN